A stretch of DNA from candidate division KSB1 bacterium:
GGAGATCAAGTCGATCTCCTCATCCTCCAGCTCCGGATAGTTGGGCAATGAAAGGACTTGCTCCGCATAGTGTTCCGCAATAGGGAAATCCCCCTTCCGGTAGCCGAGAAATGCATACGCTTTCTGCAAATGACAGGGCACGGGATAGTGGATTTGGGTACCCACGCCTTTCTTGGCCAAGTAATCGCGCAGCCGATCGCGCTCCGGATGACGAACGACATAAAGATGGTAGACATGACGACATCCTTGCCGCTCGATAGGCTTTTCAATCGCCGGATTTATGATTAAGCGATTGAAGCGCTTGGCGATGGCGCGACGACGTTCGTTCCATTGATTCAGGAACGGCAGTTTGGCCGATAAAATGGCGGCCTGCAGCTCATCCAATCGGCTGTTGAAACCCAGGATGTCGTGATAATAACGCTGCGACTGGCCATAGTTTCGCAGCATTTTCAGTTTTTCCGCTTCTACCGGATCGTCGGTTACAATCATGCCGGCATCGCCGAATGCGCCCAAGTTTTTGCTGGGATAAAAGCTGAAACAGCCGTAATGGCCG
This window harbors:
- a CDS encoding DegT/DnrJ/EryC1/StrS family aminotransferase — encoded protein: VDIDPQTYCLDAFKLEAAITPRTKAIVPVHLYGHPCDMPVIMKVADRFGLKVIEDCAQAHDAAVAGKKTGTFGHYGCFSFYPSKNLGAFGDAGMIVTDDPVEAEKLKMLRNYGQSQRYYHDILGFNSRLDELQAAILSAKLPFLNQWNERRRAIAKRFNRLIINPAIEKPIERQGCRHVYHLYVVRHPERDRLRDYLAKKGVGTQIHYPVPCHLQKAYAFLGYRKGDFPIAEHYAEQVLSLPNYPELEDEEIDLISQIINEFV